One Fuerstiella marisgermanici DNA window includes the following coding sequences:
- a CDS encoding PKD domain-containing protein — protein MLLNTWLAAAKRHLFSANFYGAAQGAGAANRRSTSRRRDCAGGEQLESRTLLTALVINNSNVDNFVDIGTGNLSITNADLGAHDEIVIERIDLASTTEGISIDLSGVTLNRLAIETVNVTAFSGTGIDVNLTNVTGNRTISLEDITIANVGAGINITLNNTDSHAVTIEDSITPSVSINALNGSDITHGIVTQNEISAPADLEGVMLTVSGSTAGDFSSANDFQIVDNLGVQALNKDAIQVNLSDAPTDGLRIANNVIGNEPGADVFFRAAGDTFVQPFEIRNNAIDGEMLQQFTLDLSDLGLVFDEGLDGKPFTVVGNTGIGATATLSSNDQILTVDFTNFLPGDVFQFVIDIDRAPAVLPGTPIAAPIFGNDLIGADVVFNFDAGNSGTVAKTVAGVLIGDADIFNSAVFARGAGAAANVHGINLNLTNSPLTNTEVVDNVITGVAGHGILVGAHDVSDITGIMDRNTITSSGQDGIRFELEDSNFTGALRDNTIGQNSGHGINFLPSVSRSGFVEEAFDGTPIQITSTNHGLQTGDVIVIQGMTNANPNINHPGNGTHTITRTGNNTFTLNGTNGLVSGVNYNAGGAWYVPDFQGGTANGLVKIDVQGTQPEGRITDIVNPAGAGDVIFTSVGHGLSSGDRIRVSGATGTLITGDYKITVLSANTFSLDGVRASGAYDKSGGLARWTSNLITGATNPLTGGIVITSVGHGLQTGDQIRVANVGGNTAANGTHRITVLTADTFLLQGTTGSGGYTSNTGYWTPIAETTFTGDTLPQLISGNAITSNNLAGINIDLKTGTSFDGDIVQNNISSNAAKGIHIESHSYGVGATLPLDPSDPLALPGPQDISFNVNIGSDVSTTGGPNGIPLDGNVIDNNGHAGIVVEVLDLATGSFEIKGNKITSSVDDNDANTGWAGDGIYVALESDEFDVDANSLLAESVIENNIIGVDAQGNDGNGLNFLLTERTKIQDLEVVKNFFGNNGADGFHFERTENGSLNAVVLDDNDVTNNLGDGFDLYAQNSVDDRLDFKIQRNDINNNAEYGLRINVQAAARIEVDFHTNDVIGNGHSANGNGFHPNDAASNFTGNPTGTNFLGNAGAAGGVGIFGFEEVEVVFNATDSRISQNVGDGFSVDALDERDTLRVNANFTDMEFIGNTLTGVRSNGIAFGTINFVSSLLNHNREDGLRIVAVEDKNSTFETRVGGSDITVTAIGNQFVGNWLNGAVLGQGVSAVMGNGTTTAEFANVFDGNGYTDPAITGTARVNTGGDGLKIVQDAGPYLHSLGSVAQTSQSNNTLSLGRRRVIQTQSNYFRNNGGHGIDIGHDVSLEGGNVEHGYEVVSDTDIIINNAVISSNDGDGIEYLADGTLRVPSVAGGGQYISNPTDVSSLYVSDSRIESNEGRGIDILNRVNEDSRIVLVNNEVLTNNLSGVYVMNTLAHEQVQFGPNDPLFASTTTDIFSELNNHPVIGWNAKTPNIELRVQSNNILDNGNQQTSSTVPIPQSGQVNDSTGVRSSDWTHDFRQVTGTLGGLVVRVGTADTLGYALGLGDPFYNAANTEVELGLSGIDAEVVNNTFNGNFGASVFLDSFVSIIPPQSQGWFNYTADVPHLRGANWRQGYRDPLARLDMVFRGNSGNSLDVTNGFAFIDNDENYFKSRRRGPSSSPPQDHAHGPVLSPNGYFSNVTRSRNATRTLGWFNSIGEVPSSVYQVNLDPNTAFGSLEFSFEGHGTSTWRVESDYDFNNFNQTSTVQGFSTFEDTVELVNTDDTFEFNSNNSILSVDPRYSFQWDTGRNTTTFTGLTPYSLSRGDIFNVDDNEDPIQPDGMEENDSFQGASQLGVLGGNSISVNAFTNNSLQPGVLNIDHKGDRDYYRFKTHATFANPAANLININVGTDDGTGNPIDPDGDSLRFMIYEVQPLTDTEEVPLIQQSGIPQYTSVTNGGTGFIQVTAKPNTEYIIEILSAEESNLGVSGGGTGGTNFVYGTTRGYTLSLDAPIGTTPVLAGAATGSGSATGSFSTFVTGGNAGQTAAVSIPDEAPTVSDITDVQPNAGQPINVAVNTITVQFSEDVTGVDLSDFELTRDGNVVALAGAIFNPIDLEHYEITNLAPLTNIAGDYVFSVKIDTSAIIDTDGVALVAGGNDSESWTLDNLVSATYDARDNIPGDGQIADANGNRTLRAAINEANANPGADIIHLAPGTYLLDIAGRSEDEGFKGDLDVLENLTIRGTGADATETVIDASQIDRVFHIYPGVNLTLENLTVRGGEAYDGGGFFIEGTATPDGVVSSTGGMLNIVDVNIIDNEAYNQGGGIYNLGTVNASRSSISRNEAGSRGGGVFNHGKVELVNSTLSSNMAVSRGGGLFNERQDSAVNPTIRPIQTVGSLYALNSTIAFNSAGAEGGGLYQEGTATFEIGNTIMEKNTASSSPDLQGTVNSMGFNFIGDLDGTPADALLQNSDIVAEATAGVTEAGLAPLSSNGPNGTWHHALNAGAYVIDAGSNTLYADETGVAVGSLINEFDQVKRPRQVEGNNDGAFSIDIGATEFFVSQPVAIITATPNPAGVNETVNLSAALSTHTLVPGSSKITMYEWDFNYDGTFDPQATGVTATTSYPAIGQFVVALRVTDDTNQQDLETVVINVNVPSKPVITAPFTGGTSDSTPTIAWSAGTGAFTVTVTDADGQVVFTQTGVTENSYTPTTSLPPGTYTAVVTASNASGTAASDPHTFQVVQLSVLEPAHQSIQFDTTPEFIFTAIPNAERYQVWVSQQDPADRRTTIAIPINDSFVDASGALIAGTSNAMYESQTSLGEGYYRVWVRAIESNGNAGDWSTANQFQIVRPAITGPIANGGATIDSTPTFTWTDIGANQYEIWISQLNGTDANGNVVTSPLVVANVRGIQGTSYTPPNAIGDGDFRVWVRALDDDGEPGLWSPQYNFTKNLNAGPTLIFPIGGETVTDRTPEFVWQAQDGATHYEIWVNNITTGQVRQIHNTNVEHVAGATEITYTDPVAVLRNASYRWWVRAFNEDGQAGAWSQPSQFFVPTPSMTGPGDPNPNAPIVTISDTNLPTFSWTTVPEYVRFELWVNNVDTGASRVIYEPNLTTNSFTPDLPLENGTFRAWVRAFDDVGNASQWSNPNNFILDATVGNAPQLLAPTNFSTDNTPTFEWTALPNVTQYEILVKNMLLTGQPTVLNQVVPLELDPFSGNPIFTATTNLASGTYRWWIRGLNADGNPGPWAQPLDFRVASSDMAIPRELEDVPEPEVLFASIQADELYRDDLRIITVHPAAVVATLTVDQTEQVSAEQTLTEEAEATGDVDSVMEELATADWWMGESDEAISEDIFAEVAEQLVDGESAVVVASSPQQANQAQGAAVLGIALATTGHRQRKPKREEE, from the coding sequence ATGCTTCTCAACACATGGCTTGCAGCAGCAAAACGACACTTGTTCAGCGCGAATTTCTACGGCGCGGCACAGGGCGCTGGCGCGGCGAATCGTCGATCCACCAGTCGAAGGCGCGACTGCGCGGGCGGCGAACAGTTGGAAAGCCGCACGCTGCTGACGGCGCTGGTGATCAACAATTCGAACGTTGACAACTTCGTTGACATCGGCACGGGCAACCTGTCTATCACCAACGCCGACCTGGGCGCGCACGATGAAATCGTGATCGAACGGATCGATCTGGCTTCGACGACCGAAGGGATCTCAATCGATCTTTCCGGTGTCACGCTAAACCGATTAGCCATCGAGACCGTCAACGTCACGGCCTTTAGCGGGACGGGGATCGATGTCAATCTGACGAACGTGACGGGCAACCGCACGATTTCGTTGGAAGACATCACGATCGCGAATGTGGGTGCCGGCATCAACATTACGCTGAACAACACAGACAGCCATGCCGTCACGATTGAGGACTCAATCACGCCGTCTGTCAGTATTAATGCACTGAATGGTTCTGACATTACCCACGGGATTGTCACTCAAAACGAAATCAGTGCGCCAGCCGATCTGGAAGGCGTAATGCTGACAGTCAGCGGCTCGACAGCGGGCGACTTTTCCAGCGCGAATGATTTTCAGATCGTCGACAACCTCGGCGTGCAGGCACTGAACAAAGATGCGATTCAGGTCAACCTGTCTGACGCTCCGACCGACGGACTGCGCATCGCCAATAACGTGATCGGCAATGAGCCCGGCGCGGACGTCTTCTTCCGCGCGGCCGGCGATACTTTTGTGCAGCCGTTTGAGATCCGGAACAACGCCATCGACGGCGAGATGCTGCAGCAGTTTACGCTTGACCTGTCAGATCTCGGGTTGGTGTTTGACGAAGGCCTTGACGGCAAGCCGTTCACAGTTGTCGGGAACACGGGAATCGGTGCAACTGCGACTCTTAGTTCCAACGACCAGATCCTTACCGTCGATTTCACAAACTTTCTGCCGGGCGATGTCTTTCAATTCGTCATCGACATTGACCGTGCTCCCGCAGTATTGCCCGGCACACCGATCGCCGCACCGATTTTCGGTAACGATCTGATTGGTGCGGACGTCGTGTTCAACTTCGACGCGGGTAATTCAGGCACCGTCGCCAAGACCGTTGCCGGGGTGCTGATCGGTGACGCAGACATCTTCAATTCGGCCGTGTTCGCACGGGGGGCCGGAGCAGCGGCCAATGTTCACGGTATTAACCTGAACCTGACCAATTCGCCGCTAACAAATACCGAAGTCGTCGACAACGTAATTACTGGTGTGGCTGGCCATGGGATTCTGGTGGGCGCTCACGACGTTAGTGACATCACCGGGATCATGGATCGCAACACGATCACATCCAGCGGCCAGGACGGAATTCGCTTCGAACTGGAAGACAGTAACTTCACCGGAGCTTTGCGCGACAACACGATCGGTCAGAATAGCGGCCACGGAATTAACTTCCTGCCCAGCGTGTCCCGCAGCGGATTTGTGGAAGAAGCTTTCGACGGCACACCGATCCAGATCACGTCCACAAATCACGGTCTCCAAACCGGCGATGTGATCGTGATTCAGGGGATGACCAATGCCAATCCGAACATCAACCACCCCGGAAACGGCACTCACACAATTACGCGGACCGGCAACAATACATTCACGTTGAACGGTACCAACGGGCTTGTTTCGGGAGTCAACTACAACGCCGGTGGAGCCTGGTACGTACCGGATTTCCAGGGCGGAACGGCGAACGGTCTGGTCAAAATTGATGTTCAGGGAACTCAGCCGGAAGGCCGCATCACGGATATCGTGAATCCAGCAGGTGCCGGTGACGTGATCTTCACTTCAGTGGGGCACGGCTTGTCGTCCGGTGATCGCATCCGCGTGTCAGGTGCTACTGGTACATTAATCACGGGCGATTACAAAATCACAGTGCTCAGCGCCAATACGTTCTCGCTGGACGGCGTGCGAGCGTCGGGGGCTTACGACAAGAGTGGCGGACTGGCGCGATGGACGAGCAATCTGATCACTGGTGCCACTAACCCGCTGACGGGTGGCATCGTAATCACATCTGTGGGGCACGGACTTCAAACCGGCGATCAGATTCGAGTCGCCAATGTGGGCGGCAACACGGCCGCTAATGGCACTCATCGAATCACGGTGCTGACGGCCGATACGTTCTTGCTGCAGGGCACAACCGGCAGCGGCGGCTACACCTCCAACACGGGTTACTGGACGCCGATCGCAGAAACCACCTTCACCGGCGATACACTTCCCCAGTTGATTTCTGGAAACGCCATCACCAGCAATAATCTGGCGGGAATCAACATCGACCTGAAAACAGGCACCAGTTTTGATGGAGATATTGTGCAAAACAATATCTCCAGTAATGCGGCCAAGGGGATTCACATTGAATCTCACAGCTATGGTGTGGGCGCGACCCTGCCGTTGGATCCGTCTGATCCTCTTGCACTTCCTGGACCACAGGATATCAGTTTTAACGTCAATATCGGATCCGATGTCAGCACGACCGGCGGCCCCAACGGGATCCCACTGGACGGCAACGTGATCGACAATAACGGCCACGCCGGAATTGTGGTTGAAGTGCTGGACCTCGCGACTGGGTCGTTCGAAATCAAAGGCAATAAGATCACCAGCAGCGTGGATGACAACGACGCCAACACGGGTTGGGCGGGCGACGGCATCTATGTCGCATTGGAAAGTGATGAGTTTGACGTCGATGCGAATTCGCTGCTTGCCGAATCTGTCATCGAAAACAATATCATCGGTGTTGATGCTCAGGGTAACGACGGCAACGGTCTGAATTTTCTGTTGACGGAACGCACTAAGATCCAGGATCTGGAAGTTGTCAAAAACTTCTTTGGCAACAACGGCGCCGATGGTTTCCACTTCGAACGAACCGAAAACGGCTCACTGAATGCCGTTGTGCTGGATGACAACGACGTTACCAACAACCTGGGTGACGGCTTCGATCTGTACGCACAGAACTCGGTTGACGACCGCTTAGACTTCAAGATTCAGCGGAACGACATCAACAATAACGCCGAATATGGGCTGCGAATTAATGTGCAGGCGGCTGCTCGAATTGAAGTCGACTTCCACACGAACGACGTGATCGGCAACGGCCACAGTGCCAACGGGAACGGTTTCCACCCGAACGACGCTGCGTCCAACTTTACGGGCAATCCCACGGGAACGAACTTCCTGGGCAACGCTGGAGCGGCCGGTGGTGTGGGCATTTTTGGCTTTGAAGAAGTCGAAGTCGTCTTCAACGCCACCGACTCGCGGATCTCACAGAACGTCGGCGACGGCTTCAGCGTGGACGCTTTGGACGAACGTGACACGCTGCGAGTGAATGCCAACTTCACTGACATGGAGTTCATTGGCAACACGCTGACCGGTGTCCGTAGCAACGGGATCGCATTCGGCACAATCAACTTCGTTAGCAGCCTGCTGAATCACAACCGGGAAGACGGTCTTCGAATTGTGGCGGTTGAGGACAAGAATTCGACGTTCGAAACGCGAGTCGGAGGGTCCGATATTACGGTGACAGCGATCGGCAATCAGTTCGTCGGCAACTGGCTGAATGGAGCTGTTTTGGGCCAGGGTGTTTCCGCCGTCATGGGTAACGGCACAACAACCGCTGAATTCGCAAATGTCTTTGACGGAAACGGGTACACGGATCCAGCCATCACAGGCACAGCTCGCGTTAATACCGGTGGCGATGGTCTAAAGATTGTGCAGGACGCTGGACCGTACTTGCACAGTCTCGGAAGTGTCGCGCAGACTTCACAATCCAATAACACATTGTCTCTCGGGCGTCGCCGTGTTATTCAAACGCAGTCCAATTACTTCCGCAACAACGGCGGGCATGGCATCGATATTGGCCACGACGTCAGTCTGGAAGGCGGTAATGTCGAACACGGTTACGAGGTTGTCAGTGACACAGATATCATCATCAATAACGCAGTGATCAGTTCGAACGACGGTGACGGAATTGAATATCTGGCCGACGGCACGTTGCGAGTTCCATCAGTGGCGGGGGGCGGTCAGTACATAAGTAACCCAACGGACGTGAGTTCCCTGTACGTATCCGATTCTCGCATTGAGAGTAACGAAGGCCGCGGCATCGACATCTTAAACCGCGTCAACGAAGACTCCCGCATTGTGCTGGTGAATAACGAGGTTCTGACGAACAACCTGTCCGGCGTGTATGTCATGAACACGCTGGCTCATGAGCAAGTGCAGTTTGGTCCCAATGACCCGCTGTTTGCGTCGACGACAACCGATATTTTCAGCGAGCTGAACAACCATCCAGTCATTGGATGGAATGCGAAAACGCCAAACATCGAATTGCGGGTCCAGTCCAACAATATTTTGGACAACGGAAACCAGCAGACATCATCAACAGTGCCGATACCGCAATCCGGCCAGGTGAATGACTCAACTGGTGTCCGAAGTTCGGACTGGACCCACGACTTCCGTCAGGTCACCGGAACATTAGGTGGCCTGGTGGTTCGCGTGGGCACAGCGGACACGTTGGGGTACGCTCTTGGGTTGGGCGATCCATTCTACAACGCGGCCAACACTGAAGTGGAGCTTGGCCTGTCGGGCATTGATGCGGAAGTTGTCAACAATACCTTCAACGGTAACTTTGGAGCGAGCGTCTTTTTGGACTCGTTTGTCAGCATCATTCCGCCCCAGTCTCAAGGCTGGTTCAATTACACGGCTGACGTTCCCCATCTACGGGGAGCCAACTGGAGACAGGGATACCGTGACCCGCTGGCCCGGCTGGACATGGTTTTTCGCGGAAACTCAGGAAATTCGCTGGACGTGACCAACGGCTTTGCATTTATCGACAATGATGAGAACTATTTCAAATCACGCCGTCGCGGTCCGTCATCCTCGCCGCCACAGGACCATGCCCATGGCCCGGTTTTGTCCCCGAATGGATATTTCAGCAATGTAACGCGTTCACGGAATGCAACCCGCACTTTGGGCTGGTTCAACAGCATTGGCGAAGTACCGTCATCGGTCTACCAGGTTAATCTTGATCCAAACACTGCTTTCGGTTCGCTTGAATTCAGCTTCGAGGGGCACGGGACATCGACCTGGCGAGTGGAGTCGGACTATGACTTCAACAACTTCAATCAGACCAGCACAGTGCAAGGGTTTTCAACTTTTGAAGACACAGTAGAGCTGGTCAACACTGACGACACTTTCGAATTTAACAGCAACAACAGCATCCTGAGTGTTGACCCAAGGTACTCGTTTCAGTGGGACACGGGCCGTAATACAACCACCTTTACCGGCCTGACGCCGTATTCACTCAGTCGCGGTGATATCTTCAACGTCGACGACAACGAAGATCCGATTCAACCGGACGGGATGGAAGAAAACGACAGTTTCCAAGGAGCCTCGCAACTGGGAGTTCTGGGCGGCAACAGCATCTCTGTGAATGCCTTCACGAACAATTCGCTGCAGCCTGGTGTGTTGAATATCGATCACAAGGGCGACCGCGACTACTACCGCTTTAAGACGCACGCCACATTTGCGAATCCTGCGGCCAACCTGATTAATATCAACGTGGGCACCGACGACGGTACTGGCAACCCCATTGACCCCGATGGCGATTCGCTGAGGTTTATGATTTATGAGGTTCAACCGCTGACTGACACGGAAGAAGTTCCGTTGATTCAGCAAAGCGGTATTCCTCAGTACACAAGTGTGACCAATGGCGGAACCGGATTTATCCAGGTCACAGCGAAGCCCAATACAGAATACATTATCGAAATCCTGAGTGCTGAAGAATCCAACCTCGGTGTTTCCGGTGGTGGCACCGGCGGCACAAACTTTGTCTACGGTACTACCCGTGGCTATACGCTGAGCCTCGATGCCCCGATTGGAACAACTCCCGTTCTTGCCGGTGCGGCAACGGGTTCCGGATCCGCGACGGGGTCGTTTTCGACATTCGTCACAGGTGGCAACGCTGGCCAAACTGCGGCTGTCTCTATTCCTGATGAAGCACCGACGGTAAGCGACATTACGGACGTCCAGCCGAATGCGGGTCAACCGATCAATGTCGCCGTCAACACCATCACCGTTCAATTCAGTGAAGATGTGACAGGCGTTGATCTGAGCGATTTTGAGCTTACCCGAGACGGCAATGTCGTGGCTCTGGCGGGAGCGATCTTCAATCCGATCGATCTGGAACACTATGAGATCACCAACCTCGCTCCGCTGACAAACATTGCGGGTGACTACGTCTTCAGCGTGAAAATTGACACGTCCGCCATCATCGACACAGACGGTGTGGCTCTTGTGGCGGGTGGTAACGATTCGGAATCGTGGACGTTGGATAACCTGGTGAGTGCCACCTACGACGCCCGCGACAACATTCCGGGCGACGGCCAGATTGCAGACGCAAACGGCAACCGGACTTTGCGAGCCGCCATCAACGAAGCGAATGCAAACCCTGGTGCCGACATCATTCATCTGGCCCCAGGCACATACCTTCTGGATATTGCCGGCCGTTCTGAAGACGAAGGATTCAAGGGAGACCTTGACGTTCTCGAAAACCTGACGATCCGAGGTACCGGTGCTGATGCCACGGAGACAGTCATTGATGCATCACAGATCGACCGCGTGTTCCACATCTATCCGGGCGTTAATCTGACACTGGAAAATCTCACAGTCCGCGGCGGTGAGGCTTATGACGGCGGTGGCTTCTTTATTGAAGGCACAGCGACACCAGACGGCGTCGTCTCCAGCACCGGAGGCATGTTGAACATCGTTGACGTCAATATCATCGACAACGAAGCGTACAACCAGGGCGGCGGCATCTACAACCTCGGCACCGTCAATGCCTCGCGCAGCTCAATTTCTCGCAACGAAGCGGGATCTCGCGGCGGTGGCGTGTTCAATCACGGCAAGGTCGAACTTGTCAACTCAACGCTTTCGTCCAACATGGCCGTCTCACGTGGGGGCGGACTGTTTAACGAACGTCAGGATAGTGCAGTCAACCCTACGATTCGCCCGATTCAAACGGTCGGTTCGCTGTATGCTCTGAACTCGACGATCGCCTTCAACTCCGCCGGTGCGGAAGGTGGCGGTTTGTATCAGGAAGGCACTGCCACGTTCGAAATCGGCAACACCATCATGGAAAAGAATACGGCGTCTTCATCGCCCGACCTGCAAGGCACCGTCAATTCGATGGGCTTCAACTTTATCGGAGACCTTGACGGCACCCCTGCCGATGCCCTGCTGCAAAACTCGGACATTGTGGCCGAAGCCACAGCTGGCGTCACTGAAGCCGGACTGGCACCACTTTCGTCCAACGGTCCGAACGGCACATGGCACCACGCGTTGAACGCTGGCGCGTATGTCATTGATGCGGGCAGCAATACTCTTTACGCCGACGAAACCGGCGTCGCTGTCGGAAGCCTGATCAACGAATTCGATCAGGTCAAACGGCCACGTCAGGTTGAAGGCAACAATGACGGTGCATTCAGCATCGATATCGGAGCCACCGAATTCTTCGTGAGCCAACCAGTCGCGATCATCACGGCCACTCCTAACCCGGCTGGTGTGAACGAAACGGTGAACCTCAGCGCCGCACTGTCGACTCATACGCTGGTTCCCGGCAGTTCAAAAATCACGATGTACGAGTGGGACTTCAACTACGACGGCACCTTCGATCCGCAGGCAACCGGGGTCACAGCCACGACATCGTATCCCGCCATTGGCCAGTTCGTGGTGGCTTTGCGAGTCACAGACGATACGAATCAGCAAGACCTTGAGACGGTTGTCATCAACGTCAACGTTCCATCGAAACCAGTCATCACGGCACCGTTCACAGGTGGAACCAGCGATTCTACGCCGACGATTGCATGGTCAGCCGGTACTGGTGCGTTCACGGTGACAGTTACCGATGCGGACGGACAAGTCGTGTTCACCCAGACGGGAGTCACCGAAAATTCGTATACCCCGACCACGTCTCTGCCGCCCGGTACGTACACAGCGGTTGTGACGGCGTCTAATGCCAGTGGTACCGCCGCCAGCGATCCGCACACGTTCCAGGTCGTTCAGCTGTCAGTGCTGGAACCGGCTCATCAGTCCATTCAATTCGATACCACTCCGGAATTCATCTTTACGGCGATTCCAAACGCAGAACGCTATCAGGTTTGGGTGTCGCAGCAGGATCCAGCCGATCGCCGTACGACCATCGCTATTCCAATCAATGATAGCTTCGTTGATGCCAGCGGTGCTTTGATCGCCGGCACCAGCAATGCGATGTACGAATCACAGACATCGTTGGGCGAAGGCTACTACCGAGTTTGGGTGCGAGCCATCGAATCCAACGGCAATGCAGGCGACTGGAGTACCGCTAATCAATTCCAGATTGTCCGTCCGGCCATCACTGGACCGATTGCGAACGGCGGAGCGACCATCGACAGCACACCGACCTTCACGTGGACAGACATCGGTGCCAATCAGTACGAAATCTGGATCAGCCAACTTAATGGTACGGACGCCAACGGCAACGTAGTCACGTCGCCGCTTGTGGTCGCAAATGTTCGCGGCATCCAGGGGACGTCCTACACGCCACCGAATGCTATCGGCGATGGCGACTTCCGAGTCTGGGTGCGCGCCCTCGACGATGACGGTGAACCAGGCCTGTGGAGTCCTCAGTACAACTTTACCAAAAATCTGAATGCTGGCCCGACTCTGATTTTCCCCATCGGCGGCGAAACGGTGACGGACCGCACACCGGAATTCGTCTGGCAGGCTCAGGACGGAGCCACGCACTACGAAATCTGGGTTAACAACATCACCACCGGTCAGGTGCGTCAGATTCACAACACCAATGTGGAACATGTGGCTGGTGCGACTGAAATTACGTATACCGATCCGGTCGCCGTCCTGCGAAATGCCAGCTATCGCTGGTGGGTGCGAGCGTTCAACGAAGATGGTCAGGCCGGTGCATGGTCACAGCCTTCTCAGTTCTTCGTTCCGACTCCGTCCATGACCGGTCCGGGCGACCCTAACCCGAACGCGCCGATCGTTACGATCAGCGACACGAACTTGCCGACGTTCTCATGGACGACTGTTCCCGAATACGTTCGCTTCGAACTATGGGTCAACAACGTCGATACCGGTGCATCACGTGTTATCTACGAACCGAACCTTACGACCAATTCTTTCACACCGGACTTGCCGCTTGAAAACGGCACGTTCCGAGCATGGGTTCGCGCCTTCGACGATGTCGGGAACGCCTCGCAGTGGAGTAATCCGAATAACTTCATTCTTGACGCGACGGTTGGCAACGCACCGCAACTGCTTGCCCCAACGAATTTCTCAACTGACAACACACCGACGTTCGAATGGACCGCACTACCAAACGTCACTCAGTACGAAATTCTGGTCAAGAACATGCTGCTGACTGGCCAGCCAACTGTTCTCAATCAAGTCGTGCCATTGGAGCTGGACCCGTTTTCCGGGAACCCAATATTCACCGCAACCACCAATCTGGCGTCGGGAACCTACCGCTGGTGGATTCGCGGCTTGAATGCCGATGGCAATCCAGGCCCATGGGCGCAGCCACTGGACTTCCGTGTCGCTTCGTCGGACATGGCAATCCCACGCGAACTTGAAGATGTGCCAGAACCTGAGGTGCTGTTCGCCTCGATTCAGGCAGACGAACTGTACCGCGACGATCTTCGCATCATCACAGTGCATCCTGCCGCCGTCGTGGCGACATTAACGGTCGACCAAACAGAGCAAGTGAGTGCCGAGCAGACGTTGACGGAGGAAGCGGAAGCGACTGGCGACGTAGACTCCGTGATGGAAGAATTGGCCACCGCCGACTGGTGGATGGGCGAATCTGACGAAGCGATTTCCGAAGACATCTTCGCCGAAGTTGCAGAACAGCTCGTCGATGGAGAATCGGCCGTCGTTGTTGCGTCCAGCCCTCAGCAAGCCAATCAGGCTCAGGGAGCGGCTGTGCTGGGCATTGCCCTGGCAACGACCGGACATCGTCAGCGAAAGCCAAAACGCGAAGAGGAATAA